The DNA region TCACCTAAATGAACGAAAAAGGCAATCGCAGTCGCAGATACACTAATCCGACGATAAAAGATGATTAAATTGATAAACCGTTTTCTAGATAGAGAAAGAAGAGGCACCCCTAAATTTAGTCGGCCGGATTTTCACGAGCTCAATTGCCGATATGCCAGCAAGAGATATATAGATAAATGTGGATGAATCGATAAtagcctctctctctctcctctttgatttttttcctattttattttacagaCTTTTTGCCATTTTCCGAGCGATGAAGTGGATGATGTGCTACGTGGCAGGAAATGTTTTTGGAAAGTTCTTATGACATGGTAGGAAATGTTTTTAGAAAGTCCGTTGCAATGTTCGCCGGGATAAAAGTCTGTTGGAATGTCCGTCGGGATATCCGTCCCACTGTGAATGCCCTTATCTCGAAATGTTGGATTCGAGAGTCAGATGATCTGACGGTTCCAGTTCATTTATCTTGCGCTGCAAACTTTCGTTCTGGATAACAGTCTTTTGCGAGCATAGAATAGTTGTACACATGAACAAAGGGTTTGGTTGTAAACAAGGTACAATATTTTGATGCGTGGACACAGCTACTtcgtttagagcatccacaatagcgcctagcgcaccgcctagccgagcgccagcgctaggcggtctattgcagccgcccagcgattTTCgcaaaaaaaaccgcctagcgctcggcagTTCcttggcgctaggcggtgcgctaggcgctattgcagcgtccggatcgcctagcgcaccgcctagagcgaattttaaatttttttttgtttccgaaacactatatatacgcgacttgcctgtcattttcattcgcaccacttgtattatgtaatttttttaattaatgtactttttaaattttaataatattattaaattttctcgtatatgtatcgtaaattaaattgcgtattttatgtgattgttaattatttgttttatataattttgatgtggctgggctatttatgatgtggctaggctatggctgggctatttatgatgtggcaggaggatttttagtgttgatgatgtggcaggaggagtttttggctaggctatggctgggctattgctgggctattcctattgtggatggccttaggccatccacaataggcgcccagcgaccgcccagccgagcgccggcgctgggcggttcgctgggcgatctattgcagccgcccagcgggcgattggagagagaaaccgcgcagcgctgggcggtcgcgtggcgctgggcggtccgttcggcgctattgcagcgcccggatcgcccagcgcaccgtctagcgcgaaaaaataaattttttttttcgaaacactatatatacgcgctttgttggtcattttcattcgcaccacttgttttaacgagtattctctctatcttaatttctgttcaagatcaacaacggtaaatggatctcaacaacgagcctagttccggaagtagcgggtcacaaactccggcgatccctgtgggaagtggatggggacAGGTGCCCAGGTACTACagcatgtacccgtggcagcagatgatgcccggggccccaacgggggggagtccgccggggggttTCCGCCGATACCGGGCTGGGCACCAAGTATTCCGACCCCAACGGGATGGGCACcggggatgcagatgatgcccggggggcaACCGacgacacagtggactccgggggtcgtaccggctacacagtggactcctggggggtccccagcgacggcgggggatgtctatcgccccagttttgatttttcgtgtgggtcttcgcacacatcgacccaaacgcccttggggtttgatagtttctccttagatgacttGGGGTTTGATACTCTCGGAGCTCTGGTGACTGTAGGTCAAGGGGGGCAGGGCCggggcgtggcgccccaaagaagaagggcaagaagaaggtcggcgagtcgtcgcagccgggtgaggaggaggtacggaggaggtggacggacgacgagaacgtcgccctcagcaaggcgtgggtgagtgtttgcgacgatcctctcgtttcgaacgagcagaggatcgttaacatgtggggcaagatagcagcagcctacaagagattttgcccggaggggaggacccgcaacggggaggattgccggaagggctggaaccgaatcagggcggcggtctcccgattttcaggtttgtacaccaacgcactccgcatgatgagcagtggccaaacggaggatgactgcaggagaatagcggagaaagccttcccagtGAAGGGGCTATACAatgacttcacctactggaactgctatattgtactgagcgagtccgagaagtttcgagtaggtgtcgacgctggctggccgaagaagcaacgactgaactacaccggcgattacagcggcagcagcggtggttcccacgacctccccgagacgacgcaggagttccccacgccgcggtcggtcggtggccgacctcgaccgattgggcgcaagcgcgctcagcaGGCGGCGAGGGGGAAAgccggggcttcccaggaggtccagtcggcatccccccttggccactCCACCCGGGaactcaaattcttcgctcgcgcccaaacgcgcgctcagttgatcaagacgatggccgaatggcgggtggcgacggatcccgtggagaagagcgtgcttcaaaccttgctcatgagcctgcaggatGAGTTGGAGGCGATACGGAGGGAGGatggcggcagcggcggcggtggtggcggcggcgatggtggcgacggaggcgacagcgacggaggcggcgacgacggagacgaggagtgaattgtcactcctttttattattgtattttttttaaattttatgtgcttttttttattgtattttttttaattaatgtactttttaaattattgtacttttttaaattttaatagtattattaaacttttcccgtatatgtctcgtaaattaaatttcgcatattgtgtgattgttaattatttcattttgtatatatttgttaatagtgatgtggatattagtggctaggctatggctgagctattgctgggctatttgcttgttttggtgatgtggcaggaggatttttagtgctgctgatgtgatAGTGGCtgagctatggctgggctattgctgggctattcctattgtggatggccttatagcAGGTCGAGATTATAATGGTAGGTTGGAATTTCTGGATTTACCTATTTTACCACTGTGCCGATATTATATTGCTtttaaaaatcaataataatatcTCATTTATTAGATGGTGATCCTAACCTCCTATTTATTGgtaaaaattttaagttgtaaagTAAAACATGGAACCTATACAATTTTGGTTTGGGTaaattgccaaaaaaaaataaaaaaaatttgattttttttacaaatcCAAAACCTCTAATTTTCGATAACGTTTGTGAAGAAATTTTAAAGTATCTAGATAATCTTGATAATATTCTTGTAACAAAATATAGTTGTGTTAAGATCAAAATATTTTACTGGATAAAGACTCGATCTTAGTGGATAAGATCAATatagttgtatttttttaagtgTCATTTCGACGTCTAATAAAGACTTGATATGCATTTCTCAAAAtgattagtagtattttttttttctaattttcatGTCAAAAATATTTCTCATTATTAGACCTTGAAACAATAATATAGAAAGTGAATTGACGAAGtacaatagaaaaataaaaacagtTTCACCGACTACGAGCATTGGAATTAATACCCTTATTATTAATTACATAAACAAGCTAACTAATAATATGTATGATGACATTAAATATTTGATCAATCGGTCAAAATCCACTCTATTTTGGGACAACTATAACATCCAAATCGTGATGGATAAGTTAAGCAATGGTTAATTTTGTCAACATAATCaataatcaataataataataataataataataacaaaaaacaaCTGacagtagtattatttaaaatactATGCAATGCAACCCTACATAAACATTTTCGTTTATTGATTTAAAGAATTTTGACGAGTTTTTtgttttattgatttattttgtgaaattaaataaaaaagaatctAGCAAAGGGGTAGAGAGTGCTGGAGTTGTGGAGTGAGTATCGCCACCAAATAAGATCCAAGAAATTGGGATGttttaaatatcaacataaaATGGACCTACACTATTTTGTTTTCTTCGGATTAGGAAAAGCCCTACTTTTATACGCCACCACAATTTCTCTACTTCTTTTCATCATCatgctttatttaaattaatttcatgGGAATAATATCATCATCGGATATTTTGGCAttgaaaacattttcatagtatttttctagtgatatattattattattatacctCTATTTTGTCCATTTCGGGACGTGGAGGAGGATCCCACCAAACAAATTAGTTCAAGAAGATTcctattagtatgattttattttatctgaAAATCTGGTTAGGTTCattcttttgtttcttcttcatttttctgCAATAGATTCTCTCATTAATTCATAGTATCAAAATCGACAACAAAGTCGGATACCGGTAATTCTACCAAGACGAATTTCCTTATTGGGCACTCCAACTTTTTGCTAAACACAAACCATTTTAAAACTAGTTTCTTAAAACCTTTTTTATTGACAGCTAAGAAAACTATGGTTGAGAGTTTCCAAAATAAAAGCCCAAAACAGCAACTATACCACTCTCTTTTTTGCCTGAGTCGtatatttctttttatattgTCAGACTATAggagtcatttttttttaaaaaaaagcaaCAATTTTTCTTATCTCTTAAATACTTTACTTTCtgttactttattatctctatattttttcttttctactttattatccaTTTatctaactcacttaacacaatttttttaaatcacgAGCTGAAAAGAAATAGctatggagggagtattactttgcACAACTATATTTACACTTAAGAGCAATAAATTACCTAGTGACCTCCATCATGTGTAGAGAGATTTCAGAAGTTGGAATCAAATGAGATAACTTTCCGTTTTAGGGCACGCAAACATTTAATTTAGCAGGTTTTTGTGTATTTTCTCCTATTCTCTCTTTTGTTCTCATTCCTTTTTCTCACAAATACAAGAATTGAGTACCCATCCAGAGACTTCAGTTTTTGAGATTAAATTGGATGGTCTGAAATCTCTCCTGGGTATCGCGAACGATACTAACGCATCATGAATCGCCATTTGCTTATACGAACAACATGATATCCAGATTAGTATTTTATGGCATTTAAACGTAGCATAAACGGACATGAAGCCACGCCTAACCATCACGCCATTCTTTACCTTGTACCTTCTCTGCACATGGACCATCCAAAACATTCACGATTGCACGTTTTCATCATCGATAAGATGCATGTGCCCTAGTTTAATATCCAAATGCTGGAACAAAGCTAAAATAACGAGAGATTAAAACAGCAGACCAAAACTTGAAAACTTTTAACATTCTGCAGATTAGAACCAGATCACAAACTACTTACCTGTACATGAGTGCAGATATATACGTACCTCATAGGCCAACCAGATTTATACTAATGCCGGCAACACACTATATACACCTACACATTAAACAATGAGGTTCTGCAGGAACAAACCCATGCGATTCTTCTGCATTACATCCATGATGGAGATTTTTGGCTGACACCTATTTACAGAGAGGTTGAATATCTGGTGGCACGTACCAATCTTATATAATGTCAAACACATTATGTAAAAAGGGATCCAAAATTGAAATTTCTTAGGTGTATCTATATATAAGAGCATCTGGTCGTCATGCTGAAGGGACTCCATTCACATCTCACCATTCAATGTTTCCCAAGATTCAAAGGTTAGATGGATTATACAGTCAGACCATGCTTCAACACACCTGTAAGATAGCACGGCAGCTAAAATTAGAATACTCTCCAAATTACATTATTAGCAGAGATTGAGAAATCAATCATCaatagataaaaaaagaagagaagcaTCGCCTCCAATTTACCTAACCCACTCGCAGAAACAAGAAAAGGAAAACACAATATATAGCTTAAGTAATGGGAAGAAATATAGGATCATGAGAGTACGCAATAGCATCAAGAAATACACATCTGCTTTCATGTTCAAAAACACATGTGCAAACAGGACTGACATGCTAGAAAAGGCGGTAGGTAATTTGAAAACGATGTATCTGTGGAGGACAAAAAATTTACCAGGATAGAGCACAACTAGTAGTCATCCGGGCCCGGGGATGGAAAACTCTGGACATTAGCATCTACACCATCTGCGATTGATGAAGTGTCCTCTCCCTTTGAGTTTAATGTCCCTGGGTTCATACGTAGCATTTCCTCTTTTGTAAGGATTAAGAGCTTGCGGACCATGCAACAAAACTCCCTGTTTTAAACCAGAGACCAGATGATATGAGCATATAACAATATATCATAATGAAATTCAATGAAATTAGCATTCTTAATACAAACTTAAAAAATAAGTTCTATGACATGTTCCAGGTAATATCTTACCCCCAAGGATCATCTCCAACAAGCATCATGTCATCCTCATCATCAGTGTACACAACTAGCCAATTCTTGTTCCTAGCCTTGAGTTCACCCCCAAATTCGAAGAGATCATCCAATTCAGAGATCAATTCATCATAATTGTTGAATTTGGCCAGATCCACAGACCTACCAAGGGCGGACCCTTGCTTTTGAACCTGAAATCATGAGACTCTCTCAAAAAAAGGAGAAGTGAATATAAAACATTCCAGCAAAAAGAAATACTTATTAAGTTCCAGATGAAAACCTTGGTGCAACTCCTGGATGAACCAGGATGACCTTTGGTTTCTCTCTCTGTTGCTGAAGGAGGGAAGGATGGGAATTGATTCTCTTGCTCGCCAGCAGCAACTCCATGATCACCCACTTTCAATCCCTTTGATTGATCAGACCTTTGATCAAATTCAAAAGCAGGGAATTGATGAGAATGTCCATAGTTTTGAGTAAAACCAGGTGAGTTTAGCACATTTCTATTTGAGATttctggttctgatggtgcAGATTTACTTATGAGGGGAATACCAAAGAGCTTGCAGCCCCCTTCCTTTTGCTTCACAGTATCATGTTGCTCTGCAAATACAGGCTTCGGCATCAACTCCTTTGGCTGAGAAGTTCTCATGTGAAGGTATGTTGAAACAGGAGGGGGCATTGACCAGTTTGATCCTTGATTATCACCTCTAGGATCATTAATAATGGAAAAGTCTCTAAAGGCTCCATGTCTACTATCTCCACGAGCAAGATAAGAAGTGTCAGTTCCTTGAACATGATTCTTAGTACTAGAATCCATCAGATTAAGTGAGAGACCGGAAGGCTTTAGCGACCAAATATTCCCCATTAAGCTAAACTTTGCATCGCATTCCTGTGTCTGTCGCTTTGGAATTGATTGATTGCCAAGAGGCATACTGAAATCACGGTGTGCATTAGTTTTTGAGCCAAATCCTGATAACAGATCTGTAAATGACGACTCTGGGCGCCCTAAAGGTGACCAGTTATCTGCTCTATATGTTCTTGAAGCACAAACATCAATCTTCTCATCTTCTAATGACGGCTTCCACAAATACGACTTTTCAGAGGAGTCCAGTTCAATGCTCTCAGAGAGAGGGCCTCTCAAGGTCGATGATTCTTGACCTTGCAAGACCCTTGGGAACCCATGGTTAGCAGGTGCAGGGTCTGCAGTCATCTTTGTAGGACCTGTATTGCACAACAGATGATTAAGAGATCCACTCAACCGCTGATAGATAACAAAATATAGCTATCACAGAAGTTTCTCAAGCAGAGAGAACAGAAAAACCGACCTTCCCTAGTAAGCACAGAGGTTTCAGACGATGAGGGTAGGACACTTGACCGAGGCCTTTTCGGTCTGGGCACTGGAACAGGATTCAAGACAGGAGGAGAAAGCGTGTGTTCTATTTTCCAGGGTGAAACTCTCTCAGGTCGAACAATTGCCGAAGTTTCGTCCCACCGCACCTTAACAAAGAAAATGTAATAAACTCACTAAAATGATGGGGTAAAAAGTTAATAATGTGATAGCAAGTTTTGGATCTTAGTCGTTATTAGAGGGCCAATTATATACCTTAAGGCATCTCCATTTAGAATCTTTCCATCTATTTGGATCTGCATCCTCAGAACCAACAATAGTTCCAGTAAACCT from Salvia splendens isolate huo1 chromosome 9, SspV2, whole genome shotgun sequence includes:
- the LOC121747997 gene encoding auxin response factor 2B-like; amino-acid sequence: MDSPEVLMKGFNEVGGGDPSPGNMNSDAGRAVDAERALYTELWKACAGPLVTMPRENELVFYFPQGHIEQVEASTNQSSDQQMPVYNLPPKILCRVVNVLLKAEADTDEVFAQITLMPEANQDENAERKDPPPSPPPHVRVYSFCKTLTASDTSTHGGFSVLRRHADECLPPLDMSRQPPTQELVAKDLHGQEWRFRHIFRGQPRRHLLQSGWSVFVSSKRLVAGDAFIFLRGENGELRAGVRRAMRQQGNVPSSVISSHSMHLGVLATAWHAIQTNTMFTVYYKPRTSPAEFIVPYDQYMESIKKNYAIGMRFKMRFEGEEAPEQRFTGTIVGSEDADPNRWKDSKWRCLKVRWDETSAIVRPERVSPWKIEHTLSPPVLNPVPVPRPKRPRSSVLPSSSETSVLTREGPTKMTADPAPANHGFPRVLQGQESSTLRGPLSESIELDSSEKSYLWKPSLEDEKIDVCASRTYRADNWSPLGRPESSFTDLLSGFGSKTNAHRDFSMPLGNQSIPKRQTQECDAKFSLMGNIWSLKPSGLSLNLMDSSTKNHVQGTDTSYLARGDSRHGAFRDFSIINDPRGDNQGSNWSMPPPVSTYLHMRTSQPKELMPKPVFAEQHDTVKQKEGGCKLFGIPLISKSAPSEPEISNRNVLNSPGFTQNYGHSHQFPAFEFDQRSDQSKGLKVGDHGVAAGEQENQFPSFPPSATERETKGHPGSSRSCTKVQKQGSALGRSVDLAKFNNYDELISELDDLFEFGGELKARNKNWLVVYTDDEDDMMLVGDDPWGEFCCMVRKLLILTKEEMLRMNPGTLNSKGEDTSSIADGVDANVQSFPSPGPDDY